From the genome of Methylomonas sp. UP202, one region includes:
- the bet gene encoding phage recombination protein Bet encodes MAQPQRNPDKTRDLPMPATAQQYGLTEQSWKVLTEVTFPTAKTPEAILMALDYCKTRKLDIFKKPVHIVPMWSAALGRNVETVWPSIMEIQTTASRTGVWAGIDRPVWGPDITRTFTGRYKDDNDQWQESSTTLTFPEWVAVTVYRIVGGKRCAFTEEVYWLEAYSTVGGKNSQVPTAMWIKRPKGQLAKCGKAASLRAAFPEECGYAAEEMDGKIIDIDGANVIDIDPANAATVTDNEQPPHAEVKPEEIDVSKLDPNLIKAVETLIKRTTKANAWAAADEFVNARFKGLDLIYARAELEKAKPKPALEHTEGMTLPPLSAKDRALAQARQTFSH; translated from the coding sequence ATGGCTCAACCCCAACGCAACCCCGATAAAACCCGCGACTTGCCCATGCCGGCGACCGCGCAGCAATACGGCCTGACGGAGCAATCCTGGAAAGTCCTGACCGAAGTCACCTTTCCCACGGCCAAAACTCCCGAAGCCATCTTGATGGCCCTGGATTATTGCAAGACCCGCAAACTCGACATCTTCAAAAAACCGGTGCATATCGTGCCGATGTGGAGTGCCGCGCTAGGCCGCAATGTCGAAACCGTCTGGCCGTCCATCATGGAAATCCAGACCACTGCCTCCCGAACCGGTGTTTGGGCGGGTATCGATCGGCCTGTCTGGGGCCCCGATATCACCCGTACTTTTACCGGCCGCTACAAGGACGATAACGATCAATGGCAAGAATCCAGCACTACCCTCACGTTTCCCGAATGGGTGGCGGTCACGGTCTACCGGATCGTCGGCGGCAAACGTTGTGCGTTTACCGAGGAAGTCTATTGGCTCGAAGCCTACAGCACCGTCGGCGGTAAAAACTCGCAAGTGCCCACCGCGATGTGGATCAAACGACCGAAAGGTCAGTTGGCCAAATGCGGTAAAGCCGCATCGCTCCGAGCGGCCTTTCCGGAGGAATGCGGTTATGCCGCCGAGGAAATGGACGGCAAAATCATCGATATTGATGGTGCCAACGTGATCGATATCGATCCAGCGAACGCTGCGACGGTCACCGATAACGAGCAACCACCTCACGCTGAAGTCAAGCCGGAGGAAATCGATGTCTCAAAGCTCGATCCAAATTTGATCAAGGCGGTTGAAACCTTGATTAAGCGGACAACCAAGGCGAACGCCTGGGCCGCGGCTGACGAGTTCGTCAATGCCCGCTTCAAAGGACTCGACTTGATCTATGCCCGTGCGGAATTGGAAAAAGCCAAACCGAAACCCGCGTTGGAACACACGGAAGGCATGACCCTGCCGCCACTTTCAGCGAAAGACCGGGCGCTAGCGCAGGCCCGTCAAACCTTTAGCCATTAA
- a CDS encoding AAA family ATPase codes for MYQQYPIAETFGIPAPASMKVEGFTPSNNPFVPVEKPYLFRREPLRDVLAFFGNPNGDGLYITGPTGSGKTSLIEQVAARLHWGVQAVAGHGRLEFNDLLGQFILTGNGTMKWIDGPLTSAVRHGQVLLINEIDATDPAELLGLNDIVEGKPLLIAATDEVVKPHPKFRLVATGNSAGAGDQSGLYQGVNRQSLAFMDRFRLMEVGYPEPADEMTMLEQAVPTMPVSIRERMIQLANEIRKVFIGGSDSSGLLSITMSTRGLLRWALLSANYKGAPNALAYALDRALVLRGDMAEREAIHRMAQDVFGSDWVV; via the coding sequence ATGTACCAACAATACCCTATCGCCGAGACCTTCGGCATACCCGCTCCGGCATCCATGAAAGTCGAGGGCTTTACGCCTTCCAACAATCCGTTTGTCCCGGTCGAAAAACCGTATCTGTTCCGGCGCGAGCCGCTCCGCGACGTGCTGGCGTTTTTCGGCAATCCGAACGGCGACGGCTTGTATATCACCGGCCCCACCGGATCCGGTAAAACCTCGCTGATCGAGCAAGTCGCCGCCCGCTTACACTGGGGCGTGCAGGCAGTCGCCGGTCACGGTCGACTCGAGTTCAACGATCTGCTCGGCCAATTCATCCTGACCGGCAACGGCACCATGAAATGGATCGATGGACCCTTGACCAGCGCGGTGCGGCACGGCCAGGTGCTGTTGATCAACGAGATCGACGCCACCGACCCGGCCGAACTGCTCGGCTTGAACGATATCGTCGAAGGCAAGCCGTTGTTGATCGCCGCTACCGACGAAGTGGTTAAACCCCATCCGAAGTTTCGGCTGGTCGCGACCGGTAATAGTGCCGGCGCCGGCGATCAGTCGGGTTTGTATCAAGGCGTGAATCGTCAAAGCCTGGCCTTCATGGACCGCTTTCGCTTAATGGAAGTGGGTTATCCGGAACCGGCCGACGAAATGACGATGCTCGAACAAGCGGTACCGACCATGCCCGTCAGTATTCGGGAACGGATGATTCAACTCGCCAACGAGATCCGCAAGGTCTTCATCGGCGGTAGCGATTCATCCGGCCTGCTGTCGATCACCATGTCGACCCGCGGTTTGTTGCGTTGGGCCCTACTCAGCGCCAACTACAAAGGTGCTCCGAATGCCCTGGCCTATGCCTTGGATCGGGCGCTGGTTCTGCGCGGCGATATGGCCGAACGCGAAGCCATCCACCGGATGGCGCAAGACGTGTTCGGTAGCGATTGGGTGGTGTGA
- a CDS encoding lambda-exonuclease family protein, producing the protein MKIVDIAQRSDAWRRWRSQGVTASEAAIILNRSPYKTPWRLWSERVGIVLEANLDHHPLVRRGRELESQAAQWFEATHDELLLPLCGECDQYPLIRASFDGMTGNGEPVEIKCPHPSTYQTVVQEREQSAAYQLYWVQVQQQLLVADAKRGYLCFYLDDQHVKVFDNIARDDAFLVALINATITFYGWVMTKKEPPKDLQRDLYLPQGDAETQWRQLAAEYRARQKKIDALKAEIGPLAELQAKTEAEWVAQMADYVIAEHSGVRVCRSVSQGGIDYKAALTALLPQLTEAELAPYRKPPAPRVRVTCRDDNGKNAQVAFDPASLAVTESSWF; encoded by the coding sequence ATGAAGATCGTCGATATTGCCCAACGCAGCGATGCGTGGCGACGATGGCGATCGCAAGGCGTGACCGCCAGCGAAGCAGCAATCATTCTGAACCGCTCGCCTTACAAGACGCCTTGGCGCTTGTGGTCCGAACGGGTCGGCATCGTCCTGGAAGCCAACCTCGACCACCATCCCTTGGTCCGTCGCGGCCGCGAACTGGAATCGCAGGCGGCACAGTGGTTCGAAGCCACCCATGACGAACTGTTGTTGCCCCTGTGCGGCGAGTGCGATCAGTACCCGCTGATCCGTGCCTCGTTCGACGGCATGACTGGAAACGGCGAACCCGTCGAAATCAAATGCCCGCACCCCAGTACCTACCAAACGGTGGTGCAGGAACGCGAGCAATCGGCCGCCTACCAATTGTATTGGGTGCAAGTCCAGCAACAGCTGTTGGTCGCCGATGCCAAAAGAGGCTATCTGTGCTTCTATCTCGACGACCAGCATGTCAAGGTGTTCGATAATATCGCGCGCGATGACGCTTTTTTGGTAGCGTTAATCAACGCGACGATCACGTTTTACGGTTGGGTGATGACCAAAAAAGAACCGCCGAAGGATCTGCAGCGGGATTTGTATTTGCCGCAAGGCGACGCCGAAACCCAGTGGCGTCAACTGGCGGCCGAATACCGTGCTCGGCAGAAGAAAATCGACGCCTTAAAAGCTGAAATCGGCCCCTTGGCGGAGCTACAAGCCAAGACCGAAGCCGAATGGGTGGCGCAAATGGCCGACTACGTGATCGCCGAACATTCCGGCGTGCGGGTCTGCCGAAGCGTCAGCCAGGGAGGTATCGATTACAAGGCGGCTTTAACGGCCCTGCTCCCGCAGCTGACTGAGGCGGAACTGGCGCCGTACCGAAAGCCCCCCGCCCCGCGGGTGCGCGTGACGTGCCGTGACGATAATGGTAAAAACGCGCAAGTGGCGTTTGATCCGGCGTCCTTGGCCGTGACGGAAAGCAGTTGGTTTTAA
- a CDS encoding DNA-binding protein: MQEEILELNANLGRPANIDNDQILDAGRMLTKANRNVTGFALRKIIGGGDPKRLKEVWDRHNAAQAVTNAEPVAELPVEVAETLSALTKALVDKVNALALELNDKAVKTQERRVGEVLRAANEQQAQAERELADASQAVDELEAMLADEQARTEALTKRLADSQSANQAQAVELATLRERLEATEKNAKVASEQHEAEQAKLRQQLTGQKQAAQSIAAERDQLKTDLVKVQTKADAAEESRKDERKRAAAELQRTADKLIKLEAETDHAKREAGSAREQVAQLTGQLTAMTTQVEQLMKAIAN, from the coding sequence ATGCAAGAAGAAATCTTAGAGTTAAACGCCAACTTGGGCCGCCCGGCCAATATCGACAACGATCAGATTCTCGACGCCGGTAGGATGCTCACCAAGGCCAATCGCAATGTGACAGGATTTGCTTTACGGAAAATAATAGGTGGTGGCGATCCCAAAAGGCTCAAGGAAGTCTGGGACAGGCACAATGCCGCTCAAGCGGTGACGAATGCAGAGCCGGTGGCCGAGTTACCGGTGGAAGTCGCTGAAACCTTGTCCGCGTTGACCAAAGCCCTGGTCGACAAAGTTAACGCATTAGCGCTGGAATTAAACGACAAAGCCGTCAAAACCCAAGAGCGACGAGTGGGAGAGGTGTTAAGGGCGGCTAACGAGCAGCAAGCCCAGGCGGAACGCGAACTGGCCGATGCCTCGCAAGCCGTGGATGAACTGGAAGCCATGCTGGCGGACGAACAGGCCAGGACGGAAGCGTTGACCAAACGGCTGGCCGATTCGCAGTCGGCGAACCAAGCCCAGGCGGTCGAGCTGGCCACCCTGCGCGAACGGTTGGAGGCGACCGAGAAAAACGCGAAGGTGGCATCCGAACAACATGAGGCCGAGCAAGCCAAATTACGCCAACAATTGACCGGTCAAAAACAAGCCGCTCAATCCATCGCGGCCGAACGGGATCAATTGAAAACGGACTTGGTGAAAGTGCAGACCAAGGCGGATGCCGCTGAGGAGTCGCGTAAGGATGAAAGGAAACGAGCGGCGGCGGAACTTCAACGAACCGCCGATAAGCTGATCAAGCTCGAAGCGGAGACGGATCACGCTAAACGAGAAGCGGGGAGTGCTCGAGAGCAGGTCGCCCAACTAACAGGCCAATTAACGGCCATGACAACACAGGTCGAACAGTTAATGAAAGCTATTGCAAATTAG
- a CDS encoding DUF3150 domain-containing protein — MTQCNKILDRVVLVKIEANIYGARKKLRKEDLVLADGSELPPEDLASLGSKRLLDPDELADFNRLKKAGERHCLRVGTRFMGGFVVPVEHTADIVAELEKIALAFATKKASFLAGYDDAVRDWIAKHPSFAGIIEKAIDPMPYVATKLGFNFMVVAIRQPEAASPGDVARLEQQIDSIGGQLFHEVAVDAQLLLEQSLIGKEQVTRNALRPIKRIRDKLDGLGFLDHRVAPIVRWIDTLLQTIPSRGAIEGALLQEILAMTLLLANPDQLRRHGEGLLTMQPAVTDDDDTEALEPLGDETTPVSPPAADPLQFSLLEPTAAPAIDPEALFGDLFDDLLTGDGYQEANDSTYANPVSVSDGKLEPPALAAQAPKADPEDEPQTRGNAVPEPSAKVVADFWF, encoded by the coding sequence ATGACGCAGTGTAATAAAATCCTGGACCGCGTGGTCCTGGTCAAAATCGAAGCCAACATCTACGGCGCGCGGAAAAAATTGCGCAAAGAAGATCTGGTGCTGGCCGACGGCAGCGAATTACCACCCGAGGACTTGGCCAGTTTAGGCTCCAAGCGCTTGCTCGACCCCGATGAATTGGCGGATTTCAATCGCCTGAAAAAGGCGGGCGAACGCCACTGTCTACGGGTCGGTACCCGCTTTATGGGCGGTTTTGTGGTGCCGGTCGAACACACGGCCGACATCGTGGCGGAACTTGAAAAAATCGCTTTGGCATTCGCCACGAAAAAAGCGAGCTTTCTGGCCGGCTACGACGATGCGGTGCGCGATTGGATCGCTAAACACCCAAGCTTCGCCGGCATCATCGAAAAGGCGATCGATCCCATGCCCTATGTGGCCACGAAGTTGGGTTTCAACTTTATGGTGGTCGCTATCCGGCAACCGGAAGCCGCCAGTCCGGGCGATGTCGCGCGGCTGGAACAGCAAATCGATTCGATCGGCGGCCAGTTGTTTCACGAAGTGGCCGTCGATGCCCAGTTGTTGCTGGAACAGTCATTGATCGGAAAAGAGCAAGTCACTCGCAATGCCTTGCGGCCGATTAAGCGGATTCGCGACAAACTGGATGGCTTGGGCTTTCTGGATCATCGCGTAGCGCCCATCGTCCGCTGGATCGATACCTTGTTGCAAACCATCCCCAGTCGCGGTGCGATCGAGGGAGCCTTGCTGCAGGAAATCCTGGCGATGACCCTGCTGTTGGCCAATCCCGACCAGCTTCGCCGCCACGGCGAAGGCTTGTTGACGATGCAGCCGGCGGTGACGGACGACGACGATACGGAGGCTTTGGAGCCCTTGGGCGACGAGACAACGCCGGTATCGCCACCCGCCGCCGATCCGCTTCAATTCAGCCTGCTCGAACCGACCGCGGCACCCGCGATCGATCCGGAAGCGCTGTTTGGCGACTTGTTCGACGACTTGCTGACCGGTGACGGCTATCAAGAAGCGAACGATTCGACCTACGCCAATCCGGTTTCCGTTTCGGACGGCAAGCTTGAACCACCCGCCTTGGCCGCGCAAGCGCCCAAAGCGGATCCAGAAGACGAACCTCAAACCCGAGGCAATGCGGTCCCCGAGCCATCGGCGAAAGTGGTTGCCGATTTCTGGTTTTAA
- a CDS encoding VWA domain-containing protein, translated as MNSTLERAFPIVAAAIGNRFGISVSVGGANAYTDGHSIQLPGYDGTDPDYQTVAWGYLAHEAAHLRFSDFEIDYGDSVLRRRICGAIEDVRIEHELAKTYPGTRLTLIKVIEKMIAEGRFVAMTTHDHPGNVLYGYILKRLRATVLGQAVLTPLVDATREALRDGFPRGALIRLEGLLSEVPNALTCERDCLDLTDRILAMIEQECTEPTDTSASGDSDAEDGDNAAPEDDNDPSETDTEHENSSSSGSDADGAESLTDPEDPAPSDQDNEPGNDSAGADHASSGTDQPAQQDESATPSLMDLLRATSEQDLEPDWFETVKAQLRLAPGTYHDLILPNGLIPTGSRLVGQALAQRVAQDSKALRVALQSAVQAHRQNRPQAVRNGRRIDPRRLSKLALGDTRVFCRSGHQVSPNSAVHLLLDTSESMDDEIVIDNVAVTLLSLALDAAMALALALESIQGVNPAITAFPGADDASVHQVLRHGEKVLGSWGRFSLSAANTTPMTQAVWFAAAQLLQCREPRKVLLVITDGVPNDKAGTLSILKRCQDNGIETLGIGLGVEVGHLFPVALSIQHVSELRHQLFELSKAMLLAA; from the coding sequence ATGAATTCAACTTTAGAACGTGCATTTCCCATCGTGGCGGCCGCCATCGGCAACCGCTTTGGCATTTCGGTCTCGGTCGGCGGCGCCAACGCGTATACCGACGGCCATTCGATCCAGCTGCCGGGCTATGACGGCACCGATCCAGATTATCAGACGGTCGCCTGGGGCTATTTGGCCCATGAAGCCGCCCATCTTCGGTTTTCGGATTTTGAGATCGACTACGGCGATTCGGTGCTGCGCCGGCGCATCTGCGGCGCAATCGAAGACGTGCGGATCGAGCATGAACTGGCCAAGACCTATCCGGGCACCCGGCTAACCTTGATCAAAGTGATCGAAAAAATGATCGCCGAAGGCCGGTTCGTCGCGATGACGACCCACGACCATCCCGGCAACGTGTTGTACGGCTACATTCTGAAACGGCTCAGGGCGACGGTGTTGGGTCAAGCGGTACTCACCCCCTTGGTCGATGCCACCCGAGAGGCGTTACGCGATGGTTTTCCGCGCGGCGCGCTGATTCGTTTGGAAGGTCTGTTATCCGAAGTGCCTAACGCCTTAACCTGCGAACGGGACTGTCTGGACCTGACCGATCGGATTTTGGCGATGATCGAACAGGAATGTACCGAACCGACGGACACGTCGGCTAGCGGTGATTCGGACGCGGAGGATGGTGACAACGCCGCCCCCGAGGATGATAACGATCCATCCGAAACGGACACCGAGCACGAGAATTCGTCATCGTCCGGTTCAGACGCAGACGGCGCCGAAAGCCTGACCGATCCCGAAGACCCGGCCCCGTCCGATCAGGACAACGAGCCTGGAAACGATTCGGCGGGGGCGGATCACGCTTCGTCCGGAACGGATCAGCCAGCCCAACAGGACGAGAGCGCTACGCCGTCTTTAATGGACCTACTGCGTGCCACGTCCGAGCAGGACCTGGAACCGGACTGGTTCGAGACGGTGAAAGCGCAATTGCGCCTGGCACCGGGCACCTATCACGACCTGATCTTACCGAACGGGCTCATCCCGACCGGTAGCCGCTTGGTCGGTCAAGCCTTGGCCCAGCGGGTGGCACAAGACAGCAAAGCCTTGCGCGTCGCGTTGCAAAGCGCGGTGCAAGCTCACCGGCAAAACCGGCCGCAAGCCGTGCGCAACGGTCGGCGCATCGATCCTCGCCGCTTATCCAAGCTGGCGCTGGGCGATACGCGGGTGTTTTGCCGATCCGGACACCAGGTCTCGCCGAACAGTGCGGTACATTTGTTGTTGGATACCTCCGAGAGTATGGATGATGAAATCGTGATCGATAATGTCGCGGTCACGTTGCTGAGTCTGGCACTGGACGCGGCGATGGCCTTGGCCCTGGCGTTGGAAAGTATCCAGGGTGTCAATCCCGCGATCACCGCCTTTCCGGGCGCCGACGATGCGTCGGTGCATCAGGTGTTACGCCACGGCGAAAAAGTCCTCGGCAGTTGGGGACGTTTTTCGCTGTCGGCGGCCAATACCACGCCGATGACCCAAGCGGTCTGGTTTGCCGCGGCGCAATTGCTGCAATGCCGCGAACCGCGCAAGGTGCTGTTAGTGATCACCGATGGGGTACCCAACGATAAAGCGGGTACGCTGTCGATCTTAAAACGGTGCCAGGACAACGGCATCGAAACCCTGGGTATCGGCTTGGGCGTGGAGGTGGGCCATTTATTTCCGGTCGCCCTCAGCATCCAACACGTGTCCGAACTCAGGCATCAGCTGTTCGAACTGTCCAAAGCCATGCTATTGGCGGCTTGA